A region of the Silene latifolia isolate original U9 population chromosome 9, ASM4854445v1, whole genome shotgun sequence genome:
gtaagatcgagttattcgtaaacttgttgagacgcgtttaactgaacgaagtcacgttaGCTAGTCCATTTACCAACCACGCTGACCCATGACACTTACCCGTTTACCCAAGcacgtttacccatgacccatttaccgtctaacctaatttttaacctaattttaccctaacactacatAACCCTtatctcacccgcctccctcaatTCGACGGAACGCTTTTTCAgattcacgcaaaacgagagagagagagtgagagagGAAGGCGACGGCATAGCAAGGAACGctttagggtggttgtcgacgtctgTAGGCGACcctggtggttgttgtggtggcatAAAAGTTATGTGCGCAACTCTCCCTTCTATTTTCGCTATTTCTGTCGGGTTTTGGTTGCtgttgcgtgtcttagggaggcgATGCTGGTGATTGTTGACGGGGTAAGGGAGTCGTGTGGTATGTGTcgagtgtggtggtggttgttagggAAGCTTTAGGCGGTGGTAGTGGCAGAGAGAGGCGGCAGCGACATAGGGTAACAAACGGGTTAAATGcgggttttcaggcgggtttagacggttaggtttggggtggcgccaccgtggactcgggggaggtctaAACGACGGCGCCACGGCGTCTGTGTGCGTTGTTTGACGGCGAGCAGAGTGGTGGTGGTAGGATAGGGTCTTTGTTGACGACGGTGGTGGGCGAGGGGTTGTGTGGGTGGTCATGGGTGGCAACCACGGGCGGTGGAGTGAACTAGGGGGATTTCGTGGCCTCGGTTCGACTCACCGGCGGAGTCGAACCCGGTGGGGCGGTAGTAGGAACCCGTGTCGACCCGGTGTCGACCCGGCGGTATCACGGTGGAAAGGTGGCGCGTGGGAGTTGGGGATCGGGTTGGAAGTCGTGGGTTGGGCGTGTTGTTTAGTCGTTTTTGATtcgttttctttattatttaagttatcgtagttagttagttaatttaactcccgagttatttaaaataattagagacgggttttgagttgggtttgttaaaatggaaaagctgctatatcgggaaagtttccatttaaggaaactttccattttaagaagtttctatttttagtaactttctattttgggaacgggaatagtttaagtaattgtttatcatttatttatctttcagagggcgaatttgttgtggaatattactgagcacccgactatttgactgcagtactgaggtaggggaatacactgattgagttcttacgattataaagagttggcatgttcggtgattatatgacatatctgattatcttatttatcttgttgagcattattatttcatacgtttcatacattgcatttgcatcggagttggagttggaggagatgagattattgcgattaaggcccgGCGGGTTCTgcggacttgccctggtgtcctcgtgTTTAgccggtatatcgacgacggtcgattgatatagtctgcggggatcggtatggtgggcgttcggggaTGTGTGTGGTGGAGTTGAGAATGGAGGATtatagcattgcattctttatttatatcgtattacctactcaacctcgcggttgaccaccCGTGTATTCATGTACGCTGTGATGATCTATTTACTTGGGAGCGATTGACAGTTGTTGAGACATCCGAGCCggcggggagagagcatggatcaactgacttagagctagcccacttttatttccgtttagctatcagactttatttccagttttgagacatgttccatttcagttgtaaacatttataaacttttaatttaaagtactgtttatctttccctttgttatctactgcctcgggtttccgagatggtaacacccttctttatctgaggagtcctagtccaggcccttaaataaatgggggtgttacaaagtggtatcagagcgaacgatcctcaggcctaaaccaatgaatccaattaatataggaagagtctaaataaaatgaaccccgggatagaactgttaggagcacactaaaggtaagggatgagttaggggccccctcacaccgaaccattggccctctcagtttgacccgggaacCCTGGGTGtaaatgagagaaagggtagaaaagttgcatgATGTTGAGTAtgaattcatatatcgttgcctaagtgttaactgattgatatattaattgttgcataaaagagttgatgGGAGGTTGTGGCATAATACTTTGCATGTTTAAAAGTTGATTCATACTTATATCTCTATAAAGTTTGTGTTAGAAgactatgtctagtgatatgcggtgaTATGATCCCTAAACGATGCTAGGTAGACAAGTAGGGTAAGAAGTGATAGAATTGGCGAGAGTTGCCAAGGTGATTTTGTGTTGCAGCTAATTCCTAAAATTTTCTTATAGTCATGCCTCCAAGAAGGAACACGGCTGTAAACATCACCCAGGCAGAGTTAGATCAGTTACTGGTagagaatgaggccctaaaggccaaaaGAATTGACCCTGCTAAGATGAGTACAATAGTGGCGAGGCATAACCCTACCATTTTCACTGGAGAGGGGGAACCTCACTTGCTGGGAGATTGGTGTCGGGAGTTCACCAACCTATTTGAGCTGATAGCTTATCCTGAAGAGCTGCAAGTAGACCAGGCTGCCCACTACCTCAGGGCCACAGCTGGGGAATGGTGGACTAGGAACAAGGCGGAGATCCGACATATTGCTAGGGATATTGAGGAAGGATACGTGTCTTGGTTGGAATTTCAAGCGATACTGACGGACCGTTCATGCCGAGTTCGAAAGCTAAGCTAAGGGAGGAGTTCGATACGTTTAAGATGACAGAGGACATGACGGTGGACACATACCATAGGAAGTTCCGACTGTTGGCTTCATATATCGATGAATTTGCTAAGAACGAGACCATGCTGGCTATAAGGTTTGAGAGGGGACTGGCGGTGGAtatcaagaagaggctcacgGCAGCTCCACCTACCACCGTTCAGGACATCTACCTGAGGGCTGGTGCTGCTGAGAGGCTCTCCGAGCAGATCAAGGAGGATAAGAAAGGAAAAGCTGAGAAGAGGAAGCCGGAAACTGCGTCGGTGATAATACATCGGGGCCAAGAAGTCGAATTCGGGCAAGTTCGGTGGGTACTCCACCAATAGTGCTCCTGGGGGGATGAGGAATCAAAGCAGAGGCAGTTACAGAGGTGCTAGTATTGGAGGTAATGCGCCCAGGGTCACCTGTTATGGCTGTGGAAAGTTGGGACACAAGAAGTGGGAATGCAGAAGTTCTGGAGGAAACCAAGTTGGGGGTTTCCGGACACCTACATCTGGATACAGCGGATCTCGTACAGCGGGATCAGGGTACAACAACTACCGTGCTCCTAACACGGCTATGGAGGAGGTGCCCGATCCGGGGCAAGTAACGATTAtcaaggaagctacaacaactatcGAACCGTAGCCAAGAAAACCAGCCAAATGGGGTGGTAACTTCCAGAGGAACCAGAACGAGGGGAACAAGCAACCCAATACCGCTTCATCGAGTCAGTCTGGAGCTAAGtccagtggcaagctctttgccatgggaAAGGAAGCAGCAAAGGAGGATGCCCATGTCGtgactggtacatttcttgtCAATTCTAAACCCACATTCGTGTTATTCGATTCTGGCGCCACACATTCATTCATATCTAGGGAGCATGTTAGAGCCTTGAACCTTACTGCTTATGATAGAGTCGTTGATTCTGTTATAGTACCCTCGGGAGAGTCTGTGCCTTGTGATAGAATCTATACTAGTGTACCTATTCAGATTGGGGAGGTTGTCTTTCACTGTGACCTTATGGAGTTTCCATTGGGTGGTTTCGAGGTGATtctagggatggattggttgggaaagtacaaagctttcATTGACTGTTACCAAAAGAAAATATCACTGAAAGGACCTAAGGGAGTCAGAGTAACCTACAAGGGATacatggtcaaacccaaagtcaaatttATTTCTGTAAATACCTTAAAATCGAGTCTGAGGAAGAGAGACCAGTTGATCTTGTGTCAGATGTGGGATAGAGAGTCTGAGACCCCTAGGATTTCTGACATGCCTGTGGTGAGAGACTTTGAGAGGATATTTCCGGAAGAGATTCCTGGGCTACCACCTAAGCGCGACGTTgacttttccattgatctaaAGCCGGGAGCTGGGCCTATTTCTAAGCCACCATATCGTATGGGACCGAAAgagatggaggaattgaagaagAAATTGGATGAATTGGCTGAGAAGGGATATATTCGACACCTGTGCTATTTGTCAAGAAAAAGGATGGAAGTTTGAGGCTGTGTGTGGATTACCGAGAGTTGAATAATGTGACTATCAAAAAtcgttatcctttgccaaggatcgatgatcTGTTTAACCAACTGAGTGGAGCTGGAGTGTTCtcgaagattgatctgaggtcgggttatcaccaacTGAGGATAAAGaacgaggatattcctaagactgcattCAGAACCAGATATggacactatgagttcgtggtcatgcccttcggattgaccaacgcaccagctgtgtttatggacctATTGAATCGGGTGTTCAGTCCTTatctggacaagttcgtggttgtattCATTGATGATATATTGGTTTACTCCAAGAATGAGAAGAGCACGAGGAACATCTGAGGATAGTGTTGAGAACTTTGGCAGAGAATCAGTTGTATGCCAAATTgagtaagtgcgagttctggttgaagaaagttgcctttctggggcatgtgatttccaaggaaggggtgtcagtggatcctagcaagatcgaGGCTGTGACTAGATGGCAGAGCCCAAAGAATGTGGGCGAAATTCGAAGTTTCTTGGGACTAGCTGGATACTAAAGGAGGTTTGTCAAAGATTTTTCAAAGATAGCAAAACCATTGACATCTataatgaggaaagagaacagattTGTCTGGGATGAGATATGTGAGAAGGCTTTCTTGACCCTCAAAGAGCGCCTAACCTCAACTCCTATCCTTGCCTTGCCAGATGGGAATGATAACTTCGAAgtgtatactgatgcttccaagaaggggttggggtgtgtgttgatgcagaacaggaaggtaatcgcttacgcttctcgacaattgaagacctatgaggagaactaccctacccatgatctagagttgggagccgtggtgtttgctctcaagttGTGGCGACATTATCTCTATGGAGCGACTttcaaggtattttctgatcacaagagtctgaagtatatctatactcaaaaggagctgaacatgagacagaggaggtggatcgAGTTGATTGGTGACTATGACATGGACCTACTCTATCAAGAAGGGAAGGCGAATgtcgtagctgatgctttgagtcggAAGTCTATCCATGCCCTGATCAGTGCCAGATCCAGGGTGAGGATGTTGGGTGAGCTAAGAAAGATGGGGATTTACATGATCCGACGAGGCGAGCCCATTGGAGATATGACAGTTGAGCCAGAGTTGTACGAGGAGATTCGAGAGTTACAGAAAGAGGATGCTAGAGTTCAGAAATGGCGCAGTGCAGTAGAACAGGCAGGTACAGAACCCTACTCTAAATTCAGTATTCATTCAGATGGGTGCTTGAGGTTTGGACAGAGGTGGTGTGTGCCAGCTAATAAGGAACTGAAGAGGAAAATTCTTACTGAGGCACATGCTACTCCTTATTCTGTATATCCTGGAGGGGATAAGttatacaaggacctcaagaagatattttggtggcctaatatgaagaaggaagttgctgagttcgtgtctcgatgtttgacatgccaaagggTGAAGGGTGAACACAAGAGACCGCAGGGGAAGGTTCAGCCGCTAGATgtaccagagtggaagtgggagagtaTATCCATGGACTTCATCGTCGGGTTGCCTCGGACTCAaagaggtaacaacatgatttgggtgatcgtcgacaggttgaccaagtcagctcactttattcccatgaaagatacttggagtaaggccGAGTTGGCTAAGGCTTATGTTCGGTGACGTGGTAAAGTTGCATGGTGTGCCTAAAGATATCGTCTCCGACAGATTCCAGTGTTTCTATCCAAGTTCGCGGCAGAATTGCGGTCATTGATGGGTACTCAACTGAAGATGAGCACCACTTTTCATCCTGCTACTGAcggtcagacagagaggactattcaaaccctcgaggatatgttgagagcttgtgttctAGAGTTTGGCGGATATTGGGAGGACAGACTTgggttgatcgagttttcttacagcAACAGTTATCACgctagcattgggatggcaccattcGAGGCACTTTATGGTAGGAAATGCGGAGTCccgtgtgttgggatgatcgatcCGACGCCGTCGTTTTAGGGCCGAGATGATTCagagatggttgaacagtgcagttattaggcaaaagatgagagcttcCCGGACAGACGAAGAGCTATGCCGACACTAGGAGAAGTGACATTTCTTTCGAGGTGGGAGAGAAGGTACTACTCAAAGTGTCGCCGATGAAGGGAGTTATGAGGTTCGGGAAGCGAGGAAAGCTGAGTCAGAAattcatcggaccttatgagattttggacagagttggagaggtggcataccgtttagctttgccaccagcgttAGCCGAGTTCACAATGTCATTCATGTTTCCCGATTCGAGGTACTTgagcgatccatcacatgtgttgagTCCTGAGGTGATCGAGGTGGATGAGCAGTTGTCCTATCTGGAGACACCTAAGGAGATTTTGgacaggaaagtgaggaagaccaGGAGTGGAGAGACAGCTTTGGTGAAAGTCTTGTGGACTAACCAcaatgttgaggaagctacatgggagactGAGGCTTCCATGAGGGAAAGCTATCCACACCTGTTTGCATgaggtaagttccgggacgtaactttctttttaggagggtagaatgtaacattttgttttatgggCCTAAATCCATGAGTTATCTACAttagaaaatctgttttggtacccacggtgatgcttggaggtttgatagatgagcgaacttcgggacgaagttcattttaaggggggaagactgtaatactccgtattttatatcgctaattgagtcgagttaattgtttagtcgtattgatatcgtaagatcgagttattcgtaaacttgttgagaTGGGTTTATGTGAACGAAGTCACGTTAGCTAGTCCATTTACCAACCACGCTGACCCAtgacacttacccatttacccaagcacgtttacccatgacccatttaccgtctaacctaatttttaacctaattttaccctaacactacataaccctcatctcacccgcctccctcacttcgACGGCACGCTTTTTCAgattcacgcaaaacgagagagagagagtgagagagGAAAGCGACAGCGCAGCAAGGAAGGctttagggtggttgtcgacgtctgTAGGCGACcctggtggttgttgtggtgtcAGAAAAGGTATGCGCGCAACTCTCCCTTCTGTTTTAGCTATTTCTGTCGGGTTTTGGTTGCtgttgcgtgtcttagggaggcgATGCTGGTGGTTGTTAACGGGGTAAGGGAGTCGTGTGGTATGTGTCGAGTGTGGTTGTGGTTGTTAGGGAAGCTTTAGGCGGTGGTAGTGGCAGAGAGAGGCGGCAGCGACACAGGGTAACAAACGGGTTAAATGcgggttttcaggcgggtttagacggttaggtttggggtggcgccaccgtggactcgggggaggtcgaaacggcggcgccacGGCGTCTGTGTGCGTTGTTTGACGGCGAGCAGAGTGGTGGTGGTAGGATAGGGTGTTGTTGACGACGGTGGTGGCTGAGGGGTTGTGTAGGTGGCTGCTGTGGTGGCAACCACAGGCGGTGGAGTGAACCAGGGGGGATTTCGTGGCCTCGattcgactcgccggcgggagtcgaaCCCGGTGAGGGCGGCGGTAGGAACCCAGGTCAGACCCGGTGTCTGACCTGGCGGCTGTCACGGTGGAAAGGTGGCGCGTGGGAGTTGGGGATCGGGTTGGAAGTCGTGGGTTGGGCGTGTTGTTTAGTCGGTTTTGATtcgttttctttattatttaagttatcgtaGTTAGTTACTTAATTTaactcccgagttatttaaaataattagagacgggttttgagtcgggtttgttaaaatggaaaagctgctatatcgggaaagtttccatttaaggaaactttccattttaagaagtttctatttttagtaactttctattttgggaacgggaatagtttaagtaattgtttatcatttatttatctttcagagggcgaatttgttgtggaatattactgagcactcGACTATTTGACTAACGATCGATgtagggaatacactgattgagttcttacgattataaagagttggcatgttcggtgattatatgacatatctgattatcttatttatcttgctGAGCATTATTTcttcatacgtttcatacattgcatttgcatcggagttggagttggaggagatgagattattgcgattaaggcccacgcgggttctgcaggacttgccctggtgtcctcagctacgagctggtatatcgacgacggtcgattgatatagtctggcgaggatcggtatggctgggcgttccggggatgtgtgtggtGGAGTTGAGAATGGAGGATtatagcattgcattctttatttatatcgtattacctactcaacctcgcggttgaccctgtgtattcatgtacgcctgtgatgatccatttacttGGGAGCGATTGACAACAGTTGTTGAGACATCCGGAGCCggcggggagagagcatggatcacctgacttagagctagcccgcTTTTATTTCCGTTTAGCTATCGACTTTATTTCCgttttgagacatgttccatttcgattgtaaacatttataaactttta
Encoded here:
- the LOC141601941 gene encoding uncharacterized protein LOC141601941, translating into MTEDMTVDTYHRKFRLLASYIDEFAKNETMLAIRFERGLAVDIKKRLTAAPPTTVQDIYLRAGAAERLSEQIKEDKKGKAEKRKPETASVIIHRGQEVEFGQVRVTCYGCGKLGHKKWECRSSGGNQVGGFRTPTSGYSGSRTAGSGYNNYRAPNTAMEEVPDPGQPRKPAKWGGNFQRNQNEGNKQPNTASSSQSGAKSSGKLFAMGKEAAKEDAHVVTGTFLVNSKPTFVLFDSGATHSFISREHVRALNLTAYDRVVDSVIVPSGESVPCDRIYTSVPIQIGEVVFHCDLMEFPLGGFEVILGMDWLGKYKAFIDCYQKKISLKGPKGVRVTYKGYMVKPKVKFISVNTLKSSLRKRDQLILCQMWDRESETPRISDMPVVRDFERIFPEEIPGLPPKRDVDFSIDLKPGAGPISKPPYRMGPKEMEELKKKLDELAEKGYIRHLCYLSRKRMEV